Proteins from one Rhodothermales bacterium genomic window:
- a CDS encoding DUF2163 domain-containing protein, with the protein LDFAEVRTQIVNYESLADGGLWLNRGYIGKVTVKNDQYVAELRGLSQIASQQILELYSPGCRYDLGSRRCTVDITTGPFFVTSSISTIVEDRIEFTSGLGQAAGYFDYGKITFTSGDNSGLAMEVKAHTGGGNIELWQPLPFAFQIGDTFEAVAGCDKTLATCRDKFSNLLNHGGFPHLPGEDELAKVLVPKRPDVTTG; encoded by the coding sequence CTCGACTTTGCCGAAGTGCGTACCCAGATCGTTAACTATGAATCACTCGCCGACGGCGGACTGTGGCTGAACCGGGGGTACATCGGCAAGGTCACGGTGAAGAACGACCAGTACGTGGCAGAGCTGCGTGGACTCTCCCAGATCGCCTCCCAGCAGATACTGGAACTCTACAGTCCGGGCTGTCGTTATGACTTGGGCAGTCGTCGCTGCACGGTGGACATCACCACGGGACCGTTTTTTGTCACCAGTTCCATCAGCACGATCGTGGAGGATCGTATCGAGTTCACCAGTGGACTGGGTCAGGCGGCAGGGTACTTTGACTACGGCAAGATCACGTTCACCTCGGGTGACAACTCGGGGCTGGCCATGGAGGTCAAGGCACACACCGGCGGCGGCAACATCGAACTGTGGCAGCCGCTACCCTTCGCGTTCCAGATCGGGGATACCTTCGAGGCGGTGGCCGGGTGTGATAAAACACTGGCAACGTGCCGTGACAAGTTCAGTAATTTGCTTAACCACGGGGGGTTTCCACACCTGCCCGGTGAGGACGAACTGGCTAAGGTACTGGTACCGAAGCGCCCCGATGTAACGACGGGCTAG